Genomic segment of Salvelinus alpinus chromosome 23, SLU_Salpinus.1, whole genome shotgun sequence:
ATTATTGTAAAAGGATGTCATGTTGCAAGATGGCGGCTCTCATGGGCTTGTCTAGCTGACTTGCAATTGAGCATTTGCAGATAGTTCTCAAATTGCCTCTTGTATTAATAGTTACCTAGTTTGGTCTACCTTAGAGCTAATATACattgctgtgttgtgttgttttggtAAACATGTTGCTGGCAAGTCTTGCTCGTTAGCTAGGGATTTTAGTTGTAAGCTAGCGATAGGCCTCTGGAAAAGTTATTTTATTATAAACGTTCTCTATTTAGTACCTCTTTTACTAATTAATCTATCGACTAAATCGTTGCATGCTTACGAAGATATGTGTATCTACTGGACTATGTTCAGTGATTAACGGGATACTTTTCTTAGTACTATGCTAATGTTGGGCAATGTGCTACTCAGAATCACGCTAGCTAAGGCGAACGTGCTAGCGGTACATAGGTAGTGGTACACTCCATTCGGAGAAGCTTTGTGTTTGAGTGAATATGATGACAATTAGGTTTCCGAGATTACTGTGCGGATAACCACCTTGGAGAACTGACACTCGCAAACACAATGGCTTCCTTTGGCTTGAATGTTTTTTGTTGCGGAGTTTGCTTCTTTCTCACTCGTGTCTTGTTTCTCTGGCTCAGGTATCTCTAGGGACAACTGGCATAAACGCCGCAAGACCGGCGGCAAACGCAAACCCTACCACAAGAAGAGGAAGTATGAACTGGGTCGTCCCCCTGCAAACACCAAGGTAAAGACCCCGAACACGTGTTGCGGTATTGTGGACAGTGGCAGGTAAAATGAGAGTTGATAGTTTGTGGTGTGGATGATTACAAATTGACCATAGGTAGGTCTGATTTGACCGTTTTGGTTAAAGTTTTAGGACCTACCAATGACCCGGACTGTCATAGTTACACTGACACACCTATGCCAAACAATGGGACACATGTGGCCACCGGCTATCCCTATGCACGTAATGCAATGAATTCACTCATGATTTGTTTGGtttctacaacaacaaaaaatgtttcTGTTGTCCTAGATCGGACCTCGCCGTATTCACACGGTGAGGACCCGTGGCGGCAACAAGAAGTACCGTGCTCTGAGGGTCGACGTGGGCAACTTCTCCTGGGGCTCTGAGTGTACGTCTCCATACGGTCGTTCTGCTATGGATATCAGCTGTACAGACTAGTTAAATCTATAAGGGTGTCGTGAGTCTTTCCATGAAGATACCCATGTCCAGTTCTGCTACTGAATGTTTGTGACGATATTCGTGACTCTGAGAAAGACAAAAACCTAGATTCACCCATGAAACGCAATGTGTTTTGAGAGCTCAATTCATTTCGCTTGATTTACTACCTACATGTGTGCATTTGACCATAATGTTACTTTTGAAATGTAAACCATACTGAacataacatgcaacaattatCCAATATTTTATTGAGTAAAAATAAACACTAAATTGAAATGATTTATTTGGGCCCTAATTGAGGGAATACACACACCTTAAAGGTTGGGGCAAGGATGCTATGGattatatttcagctcatgaaacgtgaCCAACACGTTGCCTTTatgtttttggttccatgtaaaaTTTGCCATTTTTAAAGCTACTTAAACTCTCACGAGCCTGTGTTTATTCTACAGACTGTACTTGAAACCCTGTTTCATAACTCCAGTAATATTACCACTACACACACAGGTGGGAATGTTGGTGTTGACACGGTCTTGTGTTCATTTTGCAGGCTGCACTCGTAAGACCAGGCTCATCGATGTGGTGTACAACGCCTCGAACAACGAGTTGGTGAGAACCAAGACCTTGGTGAAGAACTGCATCGTTCTCGTTGACAGCCTGCCTTACAGGCAGTGGTATGAGGCCCACTTCGCCACTCCTCTGGGACGCAAGAAGGGAGCCAAGCTGGTACGTACAAGTCCCAAATGGCTCCTATGTAGTGCACCTGTTTTGATATACATTGAACAAAGACATATAaatgcaatatgtaaagtgttggttccatgtttaatgagctgaaataaaatatccctgaAATGTTCTCAAATTTGTAAACAAACCTgtatgccaagataatccatccacctgacctggtgtggaatatcaagaagcagattaaaccgcattattacacaggtgcaccttgtgctggggacaaggctgctctaaaatgtgcagttctgtcgACACAATGCCAGATGTTTCCAGTTGACGGGACAGTGCAATTGgcctgctgactgcaggaatgtccaccagagcattTAATGTTTCTCTATCATAAGCGGTTTCAGTGTGTAactgctcaccttcgatggcaacTGGCATAGTGTGTTCTTTACGGATGAATCCCGTGTTTCAACTGTGCCGGGCAGACGGCATGTATTGCCgagtgggtg
This window contains:
- the rps8a gene encoding small ribosomal subunit protein eS8; the encoded protein is MGISRDNWHKRRKTGGKRKPYHKKRKYELGRPPANTKIGPRRIHTVRTRGGNKKYRALRVDVGNFSWGSECCTRKTRLIDVVYNASNNELVRTKTLVKNCIVLVDSLPYRQWYEAHFATPLGRKKGAKLTPEEEEVINKKRSKKIQKKFDERKKNCKISPLLEEQFMQGKLLACIASKPGQCGRVDGYILEGKELEFYLRKIKAKKGK